A window of Rhododendron vialii isolate Sample 1 chromosome 13a, ASM3025357v1 contains these coding sequences:
- the LOC131313930 gene encoding uncharacterized protein LOC131313930, whose translation MNPNMITRHARAFPLSDALCLPSGASKNEQGAPHQRPGVVISNTRELVDTILRRRISIACLQETKWVGEKEREIEDTCYKLYYTGNDRHRNGVGIVVDKHLKDSVVTITKKGDQIISVKLVIGDSIVNIISAYAPQVGLDDLIKEQFWEQMDDVVQGILFGEKLFIEGDFQWSCGSA comes from the exons atgaatccaaatatgattACGAGACATGCTAGGGCATTCCCTTTAAGCGACGCGTTGTGCCTGCCTTCGGGTGCTTCGAAGAATGAGCAAGGGGCACCACACCAGCGCCCGGGTGTGGTGATAA GTAATACTAGGGAGCTAGTTGACACCATACTTAGGAGGAGGATTAGTATAGCTTGCCTTCAGGAGACTAAGTGGGTaggggagaaagagagggagatagAGGACACATGTTATAAGCTTTACTATACGGGTAATGATAGACATAGAAATGGGGTAGGTATCGTAGTAGATAAACACCTGAAAGATTCGGTAGTTACAATAACGAAAAAAGGAGATCAGATTATTTCAGTTAAACTTGTGATCGGAGATAGTatagttaatattattagtgCTTACGCACCCCAAGTAGGCTTGGATGATCTTATTAAAGAGCAATTCTGGGAGCAAATGGATGACGTGGTTCAAGGGATACTttttggggagaagctattCATAGAAGGCGATTTTCAATGGTCATGTGGGAGTGCATAA
- the LOC131313931 gene encoding LOW QUALITY PROTEIN: clathrin heavy chain 2-like (The sequence of the model RefSeq protein was modified relative to this genomic sequence to represent the inferred CDS: inserted 7 bases in 5 codons; deleted 3 bases in 3 codons; substituted 9 bases at 9 genomic stop codons), translated as MHLLPTLDFLLEARRNWDGLILAVGPLHIETLHWQVELVDGVVYQRRRRWNGEAIVESMVFSPDKRYLSDADDRLVLKKNGCASYGGVGKGHGIGLGFIRLRNLICEATSFLXDVLKPNLPEHGFLQTKILKINLVTCPNVVDAILANAMFSHYDHPGIAQLCEKASLYVQALQYYSELPDIKRVIVNTHAIELPSLVELFVTLSMEWALECMKDGPLLVNLRPRGNPXIIVQVPICHANLAKEYFEQLGVNAFIKLFEQFKSYEGLYFFHGSYFSSSEDLGIHFKYIEVAAKTRQIKEVERVTRESNFYDTEKTKNFLMETQLPXQPLINEXDRFGFVPNLTHYLYSNNMLRYIEGYVQKVNPRNAPLVVGQLLDDESLEDFIEGLIVSIRSLFLVEPLEECEKRNRLXVLTPFLEHLXEGSQDIHVHNALVFPEHFLTPNPYYDSCVVGXYCEKRDPTLVVVAYRRGQCEDELINVTNKNSLFYLNCRYVVERIDGDLWEKVLNPNNEFRRQLIDQVVSTALHESKSPXQVFIAVKAFMTADLPHELIELLEKIVLQNSAFSRNFNLQNLLILTAIMADPCRVMVYINRLDNFDRAAVGEVAVEAQLYEETMAIFKQFNLNVQAVNVLLYNIRSIDRAVEFPFRVEEDAVWSQVAKAQLREGLVSEAIESFSAAXDADVYHDLVKYLLMVRXKTKEPRVDSELIYAYAKIDRVRDIEEFILMPNVANHLNVAGLPKTKKTKKKIFFAFISNWAKLASTLIKLKQFQGAVDATRKASSSKTWKEVCFACVDAEEFRLAQICSLNTIIQVDDSEEVSEYCXNRGSFNGLISLMESGLGLERAHMGIFTELGILYAXYHYEKLMEYIKLFSTHLNIPLLIXACNEQPXKEHTYSYIQYDEFDNAATTTMNHSSEAWDHMQFKESALASM; from the exons atgcaTCTGTTACCTACATTGGATTTCCTTTTGGAAGCGAGGAGGAATTGGGACGGTCTGATTTTGGCAGTTGGTCCTCTCCACATAGAAACACTTCACTGGCAAGTGGAGTTAGTGGATGGGGTCGTCTACCAACGGAGGAGGAGATGGAATGGAGAAGCAATTGTAGAAAGCATGGTGTTTTCTCCTGACAAGCGTTATCTATCTGATGCAGATGATCGTTTGGTGTTGAAAAAGAATGGGTGTGCCAGTTATGGAGGGGTGGGTAAGGGGCATGGGATAGGGTTGGGATTCATAAGATTG AGGAACTTGATCTGCGAAGCAACATCATTTTT CGATGTTCTGAAGCCCAATTTGCCAGAGCATGGTTTCCTGCAAACAAAG ATCCTAAAAATTAATCTTGTTACGTGTCCTAATGTGGTGGATGCTATTTTAGCAAATGCTATGTTTAGTCACTATGACCATCCTGGTATTGCTCAACTCTGTGAAAAAGCTAGTCTCTATGTGCAGGCACTTCAG TACTACTCTGAATTACCGGATATAAAACGTGTCATTGTGAATACTCATGCAATTGAGCTACCG TCTCTTGTAGAGTTATTTGTGACTCTTTCTATGGAGTGGGCACTGGAGTGCATGAAGGACGGACCTTTGTTGGTTAACCTAAGACCAAGAGGCAACCCCTAGATAATTGTGCAAGTACCCATTTGCCATGCCAATC TTGCCAAGGAATACTTTGAGCAACTAGGAGTTAATGCATTCATCAAACTTTTTGAGCAGTTCAAGTCATATGAAGGGCTGTACTTTTTCCATGGGTCATATTTCAGCTC CAGTGAGGATCTTGGCATTCACTTCAAGTACATTGAGGTTGCTGCCAAGACTAGACAAATTAAGGAGGTTGAACGTGTGACAAGAGAATCGAACTTCTATGACACTGAAAAGACAAAGAACTTCTTGATGGAAACACAGCTTCC ACAACCACTTATCAATGAATGAGATCGTTTTGGGTTTGTTCCAAATCTGACCCACTACCTTTATTCCAACAACATGCTCCGCTACATAGAAGGTTACGTTCAGAAG GTTAACCCAAGAAATGCTCCGTTAGTGGTAGGGCAACTGCTGGATGATGAGAGCCTTGAAGATTTTATTGAAGGCCTTATTGTCTCTATCCGTTCTTTGTTTCTAGTTGAACCACTAGAGGAGTGTGAGAAAAG GAATCGACTTTGAGTACTTACCCCGTTCTTAGAGCATC GTGAGGGAAGCCAAGACATACATGTCCACAATGCTCTGGTTTTTCCTGAACACTTTCTCACCCCAAACCCATACTATGATTCATGTGTTGTGG AATATTGTGAGAAGCGTGATCCCACCCTTGTTGTTGTTGCTTACCGCAGAGGACAATGTGAGGATGAGCTTATCAATGTAACAAATAAGAACTCCCTATTTTATTTAAACTGCCG GTATGTAGTTGAAAGGATAGATGGTGATCTGTGGGAGAAGGTT TTAAACCCCAATAATGAATTTAGAAGACAACTTATTGATCAAGTTGTATCTACTGCGTTGCATGAAAGCAAGAGCCCATAACAAGTTTTTATAGCTGTTAAAGCTTTCATGACTGCTGATCTTCCTCATGAATTAATTGAGCTTCTTGAAAAGATTGTGCTTCAAAATTCTGCATTTAGCAGAAACTTCAATCTGCAGAACTTGCTTATCTTGACGGCCATAATGGCAGATCCATGTAGGGTTATGGTTTACATCAATAGACTAGACAAC TTTGACAGAGCTGCGGTTGGAGAAGTGGCAGTGGAAGCCCAACTGTATGAGGAAACGATGGCAATTTTCAAGCAGTTTAACTTGAATGTCCAGGCAGTCAATGTGTTACTATATAATATCAGAAGCATTGACCGGGCTGTTGAATTTCCA TTTCGTGTCGAAGAAGATGCTGTTTGGAGTCAGGTGGCCAAGGCTCAACTCAGGGAGGGTTTAGTGAGTGAGGCAATTGAGTCATTTAGTGCTGCTTAGGATGCAGATGTTTATCATGACTTGGTGAAGTACCTTCTGATGGTTA AAAAGACAAAGGAACCAAGGGTTGACAGTGAGCTCATTTATGCATACGCAAAGATTGATAGGGTGCGTGACATCGAGGAGTTCATCCTAATGCCTAATGTTGCTAATCATCTGAATGTTG CTGGtttacccaaaacaaaaaaaacaaaaaaaaagattttttttgccTTCATTTCTAACTGGGCCAAGTTGGCTAGCACACTCATCAAGCTTAAGCAGTTCCAAGGTGCTGTTGATGCAACAAGAAAAGCAAGCAGCTCAAAGACATGGAAGGAAGTTTGCTTTGCTTGTGTTGATGCAGAAGAGTTCCGCTTAGCTCAAATATGTAGCCTCAACACTATCATACAG GTGGATGACTCGGAGGAGGTCAGTGAATATTGTTAAAACAGAGGATCCTTCAACGGGCTTATATCTCTCATGGAAAGTGGTTTGGGATTGGAACGTGCTCATATGGGTATCTTCACTGAGTTGGGTATCCTATATGCTTGATACCACTATGAGAAGCTTATGGAGTATATCAAATTGTTTTCAACTCATCTAAACATTCCTCTACTGATTTGAGCTTGCAATGAACAACCCTGAAAGGAACACACGTATTCATATATTCAGTATGATGAGTTTGATAATGCTGCCACGACCACCATGAATCATTCTTCAGAAGCATGGGACCACATGCAGTTCAAAGAGAGTGCATTAGCTAGTATGTGA